Genomic window (Musa acuminata AAA Group cultivar baxijiao chromosome BXJ1-9, Cavendish_Baxijiao_AAA, whole genome shotgun sequence):
TTTCATACCTCATCAGTAGCGAAAAAGGCCGAAAAACACCACAGCATTGCAGTTTATGGATTCTGCTGGATGTAATGATACTACAGCTCTAAAGATGGAAGgtaacagttcaataatagatgCCTGAtctgtggaagcaacatttatagAACCATACCTTGTGTTGCTCCATTGAATTCTCACTTAGTTGATCAATCTAGTTGCTGATAAGGAAAGATTCTTACCTTCAGAAACTCGTATTCCAATTCGTAAATTACATCGCTAAAGTTTTTCTGACTAAAATCTTCTCTTTGACTCAGGATTAATAATTTGGAGTTAAAGCATTTTTTGGCAATTCAGAGATCCCACCGACAGATAATTCATCATGAGGTTTTTGATCCCTCAACCATTAATAAGTAATAAGTAGGCTTGATACACTATCATTGGACTAATGCTTTAACTGTGAATTTATCGGACGAGGTTTTGAATGTTTAGTAAGTAGAATCGATACCCTCCACCGGACAAATATTCTTGGGTGTAAAAATTATCAGATGATGAATTCTCTCTGGAAATTTGATTGAGAGGGTTTCGATAATCTAAGACCAACAAGAATACTGAATGTTGTAATAAACAATTTTCGCTATCATCATTTAACATTTTATGAGTGGAAAACTAGTAACGACCTGAGAGATATTTTATCTACAAAAGTACCAAAAAGATGTCTTTACCCACTGAAACACTAGACAAGGATTATACcccaaaaagaaaagaatttaCTTGTGATATCAATAAAACCTAACACAGATAAAATTCAATCAACATAGTCCAAAGGGTGCAGAAGCAAAATCTAACATATTTTAACTTCTTTCAACTAAATTCACGGTGTGTTCCTGGTTCGATCTCAACAAACCAATGAGAGATCAGTCGTCGTCGGAGTGAAGTGACATATCCTAGATGCGAATAGAACGAAAAAAGAAAGACACAAGATAGAGGGTGGGAAGGGGAAGAGCGAGCGGTCACTGAGTGCCCAGATATCCTGGAAGTGCTGAAGCCTTGAAGACGAGCTGGAAGTTTCGACTGGTCGGGTCCGTCGGCCAATTGATGCGGGCGGCGCGGACCAGCCGCTCCATGGTCAGCGCCATCTGCTTCGGAGGAGCCATCCACGGAGACCGGCTGCTGGGGCTGCGGCATCATCTCTCCGCCGCACTGGGCCGCGGTTCAATGACAAGCGTTCTTCCTTACGATGGCGGGGAAGAGCCGAAGAGGAAACGTGCAATTCTCGAAAACATCGACTCAATTAGTTGTATCACAGTGGAGTCCCTATATTAAAAATGATAGTTATGTGGGGTCTAAATCAGAAAACAAGACATTATTAAGGacctaataaaaagaaaaaaaaaatcgtgCTCGAACAGTGCCTACTTTAAATCACATCCGTTCATCCAGACGTTCACCAATCTCACAGTCCGATCGATTAGAAGTACAAATTCCTGGTGGAGGATCGTCTCCAATCATGCTTTTAAAAATAAATCCTTACTCAGGGCATGAACGGTCAGATCTCAATTCACAGATTCCAGTTAGCGATACTCTCCAAATTTACTTCTAATACCTCATCCCCATGGGGACATGAACGGTCCGATCTTAATGAGATATTCGCCGAGGATTCGCAGCCTCAAAAGACCCATCTCGGGCCGAGGCGGCAACGCCGAGCTCCGGACGTCTCGATCGGCGACTAGGGTTTCTCTGGGTACGTAAATCTTGTCGAAGCCGATCCTTCTTCTGCTCTTCCTTACCTCGTTCGATCTGTTTATAGGTCTGGGTCTGTTCTTGATTCTTTGTTTCTCATGGCAATATGCGTTGGATGTCGTTCATTTCCACGCGGAAATGTGCAAGGATTTCGAGTTTCAGGGTGTCTAATCCTTTTCACATGTAACCTAACTTGATTCAGGAAACGAGTTGGTTTTGTTGTGTATTTTGCTCTTTGACACGGACATCCTAGATTTTGGGCAAATGCCTGATCTTGCCCTGCAAATTTGATCTGGATCACATTCTGTATTAGGCGGATTCGGCGTGGTCTGTGGTTAATGTTTGTTTCGGTTCTCGGTTTGTTAGATGGTAATCTTGCATCTTATAGCAGAAGAATTAGGAGGGAATAGACTGCGCAATATGTTTCTCTGTTAAGCTTAGTTTCCATGAACATTTCGATTTCATAATTTCTATCTGTTCTGAGCTCTAAGTAACTCTACGGGCTTCTGAATAACATGGCGAGATTGATCATCTTGTTTCTAGAGGTGATAGTGAGCAAGGCCGTTCAGCTGTAGAGGGGCTTCTTTGGGCTTTTTACTTGGCTTTTTATGTGAAGTATAAAGTGAATTGTTTTGTGCTTACTATAGTGGATCATTTTCTTTTCCTGATGGCTCTAGCATAAACTTTCTAatcatttttttcttctaataattttatgattgtTGGTGGTGATTTTTTTCTAGAGGtggtgattttttttaaaaaaaggaatttatttttttattcagaaTTAAGACGATTACAACCCGTGCTTGTAGCATCAGCATGCAAAATAGGGAAAAAAAGGATCAGGCCATTGATCCATCcataaaaaagaagatttggTAGAGAGCGCAAGTTTAGCCAACCAGTCTGCACACCGGTTGCCTTCACGAAAAACATGAGAAGTTCGAAAGTCCACAGAAGACTTTGATAACCAAAAAATCTGACATGTAAGGTTGAGGAGAATCCAGGGAGGATCTATCTTCCGGGCTAAAATGTCCACGATAATCTGGCACGGGTGCTGATTTGTAAAGAGTGTCTATTGTAATCCAAGGACTGTGCTTTGCTATTTTAGTCAGCTGGTGGGTGCTGCTTAGCTAATTGTGTCTTTTGTGATATAGGACTTAGCTTTGCCGTTTTAGTGGTGCAAAGATATACCCAGGCAAAGGCATCAGATTTGTTCGATCAGACTCCCAGGTAATATTTGGAAGTTCCCAAGGGTTTTCATTAATGATGGTTGTATTCATTATATCATAATGCTGCTTTCCTTTTTGTAGGTTTTCCTCTTTGCCAATTCAAAATGCAAGTCGTACTTTCACAACCGGCTGAAGCCTGCCAAGCTCATCTGGACAACAATGTACAGGAAGCAGCATAAGAAGGTACATTGTTCATATTCTGCTTATCTCTTGGATGAGAATTACAGGGTTAAGAATTCAATTCCTTGGAGAAATGGAAGACCAATTTGAAATTATACTTAATTTTATTTTGGGGCAAAACTTCTTTCAAGTTCCTGGAAATTTGCTAGTTGTTGTCTTGCTTTTTCATCATCTAATTTGTTTTGTCTTTCTAATTGATTGCTTACAGTTGCTTATTGAAATATACTGTTTGATGTTTTTGAAATCCTTGTCTAGGACATTCATGCTGAAGCTGTAAAGAAGAGACGTCGTACTACAAAGAAGCCTTATT
Coding sequences:
- the LOC135593295 gene encoding uncharacterized protein LOC135593295 isoform X1 translates to MNGPILMRYSPRIRSLKRPISGRGGNAELRTSRSATRVSLGLSFAVLVVQRYTQAKASDLFDQTPRFSSLPIQNASRTFTTG